CTCTTCGCCACGACGCACGGCGGACCCGTCGTCCAGTGGAACAACGACGCCGTCACGCGCCTGCCCGACGGCGCCGTGCGCCTGGCCGACAACGAGCGCGGCGACCTGCTGCTGGCCCGCCTCGCCCCGACCGTCTGGGGCGTGCAGGGTCACCCCGAGGCCGACCTGACCATCGTCACCGGCTGGACGGTCAAGGACTCGGGGACCCCGGCCGTCGCCGACCTCGACCTGCCGGCAGTCCTCGGTGCGGTCGCGGACGCGCAGCCGCAGGTGGACGCGACCTGGCGCCCGGTGGCGCAGGCCTTCGCCGCGCTGCTCTGACGCTCAGTCGGCCACGACGAGGGCGGTGGCGATCGCGGCCGCGCCCTCACCCCGACCCGTCAGACCCAGCCCGTCGGTCGTCGTCCCGCTGACGCTGACGGGGGCACCGCACGCGCTGGACATCACCTGCTGGGCCTCATCACGCCGGGTCCCGATCTTCGGGCGGTTGCCGATGACTTGCACCGCGATGTTGCCGATCTCGTACCCGGCCTCGCGCACCAGCCGGGCGGCCTCGGTGAGCAGGGTGACTCCCGAGGCGCCGGAGAGCTCCGGCCGACCGGTCCCGAAGTGCTGCCCCAGGTCGCCGATCCCCGCCGCCGCGAAGAGCGCGTCACAGGCGGCGTGGCAGGCGACGTCGGCATCCGAGTGCCCCTCGAGCCCGACCTCGCCGGGCCAGAGCAGGCCGCCGACCCAGAGCTCACGCCCCGAGTCGGCCGCAGCGAAGGCATGGACGTCGACACCGATCCCGGTCCGCGGCAGCCGGTCGACCCTGCCGGCGTCATTCACAGTCATGGCGACAGTCTCCCAGCCGGGATGGAGTCCGGGCGCGTCGGCGTTGCACCCACCGTGGAGGCTCTCGACTCGATCGTCATCGGCGCCGGGCAGGCAGGGCTGTCCACGTCCTTCCACCTACGGCGCCTCGGGATCGGGCACGTCGTGCTCGACGCGAATGAGGGCCCGGGTGGCGCGTGGCAGCACCGATGGGACTCGTTGACCATGGCCGATGTCCACGGCGTCGCGGACCTGCCCGATGCCGCGGCGCCCGGCGGGTCGCACGACCGCGCCAGCGAGGTCATCGCCTGCTGGTTCGACGACTACGAGGAGACCCACGACCTGCCGGTCCTGCGACCCGTGCGCGTGGACTCGGTCACGAACGACGACGGCCTGCTCGTCGTGCACTCGGGGTCGCGCACCTGGACCACGCGGACACTGGTCAATGCGACGGGGACGTGGACCCATCCCTTCGTCCCGACCTACCCGGGCCAGCGCGACTTCACCGGGGAGCAGTGGCACACGGTCGCCTACCCGGGAGCGGAGCACTTCCGCGGCAAGCGCGTCGTCGTGGTCGGCGGCGGGGCCTCGGCGGTCCAGCTCATCGGGGAGATCGCACCCATCGCCAACGTCACCTGGGTGACCCGGCGGCCGCCGGTGTGGAGCGAGGAGTTCTCCGGCAGGGAGGCGATCGAGCTCGTCGAGCGCCGCGTGCGCGAAGGGAGACCCCCCGCCAGCGTCGTCTCGGTCACCGGCCTGCGCCTGCGGCCGCAGGAGATGGCCGCGGCGCGCACCGGGGTCTACGAGCGGCGGCGTGCGATGTTCGAGCGGATCGAGAGGGACGCCGTGCGCTGGGCCGACGGCAGTGTCGAGCGGGCCGACGCGATCCTCTGGGCGACCGGCTTCCGCCCGGCCGTGCGCCATCTCGCGCCCCTGGGACTGCGCAGCCCGCAGGGCGGGATCGCGCTGCTCCCGGGCACTCGGGACGTGCAGACCTCCGTCACGAGCGCTCTCGACCCTCGGGTCCAGCTCGTGGGCTACGGCCCGTCGGCGAGCACGATCGGTGGCAACCGGGCCGGCCGCGCCGCAGCCTTGGCCGTGCGCCACCACCTGGCCGCACGACCTTAAGGAGATGCGGCTGGCCTGCGCACGACCTTAAGGAGATGCGGCTGGCCTGCGCACGACCTTAAGGAGATGCGGCTGGCCTGCGCACGACCTTAAGGAGATGCGGTCAGGAGTCGCTCGGCCCGGGCCAGGTCGTCCGGCGTCGTCACCTTGAGCGCCCGGTGATCGCCCTCGACCACGAGCACGTCGTGCCCCAGTGCCTCGACGAGCGCTGCGTCGTCGGTGGCTGCGGCGCCGGCGGCGTGTGCGGCCGTGAGCACCGATCGGACGAAGCCCTGCGGGGTCTGCACCGCCCGCAGCGACTCCCGCAGCGGGGTGTCGACGATGAGCCCGCCCGCGTCGACGACCTTGACGGTGTCGACGACCGCGACCCCGGGCACCGCACCGGCCACGCCAGCGGCCAGGGCTGCGAGCACCCGCTCGAAGACCGCGACGGGTGTCAGGCACCGGGCCGCGTCGTGGACGAGCACCCGCTCGACCCGGTCGGACAGCGCGGCCAGACCTGCCGAGACCGACTCGGAGCGTTTGGCCCCTCCCGGCACGACCACGGCCCGGGCGCCCGACAGGTCGAGGCCCGCCACGATCGAGCGCGCCTCGTCGACCAGCTCCCGCGGGACGACCACGACGACCTCACCGGGCCTGGCGGCGAGCACCCCGCGCAGCGCATGCTCGAGGATCGTCACCCCCGCCAGCTCGACGAAGGCCTTGGGTCGCTCGGCTCCCAACCGCGTGCCCGACCCGGCAGCGACGACGACGACGCCCACACCGTGATCGGTGTGGGCGTCGTCGATGGTGGTCGTGCTCGTCAGGACAGCGTCCTCACGATGCGAGGACCTCGTCGAGGATGACCTCGGCCTTGTCCTCGTCGGTCTTCTCGGCGAGCGCGAGCTCGGAGACGAGGATCTGGCGCGCCTTGGCCAGCATCCTCTTCTCACCGGCGGACAGGCCGCGGTCCTTCTCGCGGCGCCACAGGTCGCGCACGACCTCTGACACCTTGATGACATCGCCGGAGGCCAGCTTCTCGAGGTTGGCCTTGTAGCGCCGCGACCAGTTGGTCGGCTCCTCGGCGTGCGGCATGCGCAGCACCTCGAAGACTCGGTCCAGCCCCTCCTTGCCCACGACATCGCGGACGCCCACGAGGTCGCAGTTCTCGGCGGGCACCTCGATGGTCAGGTCTCCCTGGGCCACCTTCAGCTTGAGGTACTGCTTTTCCTCACCCTTGATCTTGCGCATCTTGATCTCTTCGATCAGAGCAGCCCCATGGTGGGGGTACACGACCGTCTCGCCGACCTTGAAAACCATGTGGAGATTTCCCCTTTCGCGACCTCCAGATTACCACGGCGTGTCGTACGTCGCACAGTCGCCCGACGGGCCAGAATGCCCCGTCGCGTGCGCGCGGGGAGAACATGCGCACACTCACGACGAAGCGGCCCCGGGCTCCGGCTAGGCTGTGCCCCGTGAAGCGCAACCTCCTCACCCGCACCCCTGTCATCGCTCTGGCCGCGGCCCTGGCGGCCGGCACGGCTGGCTGCACGGTCACCTCCCCCTTCCAGACGGCCGAGACCGCCTCCCTCGGCGACGGCGTCCCCGTCGACCTCGACTCCGCCCAGGTGCGCAACTTCGCCCTGGTCAGCGGTGAGAAGGGGGGCGACGCCACCGTCATCGGCGCCGTCGAGAACGTCAGCGGCAAGGAGCTGACCCTCACCGTCGCGATCCCGGGCGGCAGCAAGGCCGAGACCAAGGTCCCGGCCAACGCCACCGTCTCCCTCAGCGAGGACACCAAGGTGACGCTGACCAAGGTCGACGTCCCACCGGGCGACATGATCACGCTCGAGGTCAGCGACGGCACCGAGTCCACCCCGGTGCTCACCCCGGTGCTGGACCCGACCGGCTACTACGAGGACTTCGCCCCCAAGGGCTGGACCCCCACCCCGACGCCCAGCGCCTCTGAGGGCGAGGGCGAGGGCCACTGAGCCACTCCCCCTTCGTCGCCAAGAGGCCGGCACCCTGACGGGTGTCGGCCTCTTGCGTGCTCTTGGGCAGGAGCTCAGCTCTCGAACTTGTAGCCCAGCCCCCGCACGGTGACGATGTGCACGGGCTTGGCCGGGTCGGGCTCGATCTTGGCGCGCAGCCGCTTGATGTGCACATCGAGCGTCTTGGTGTCGCCGACGTAGTCACTGCCCCACACGCGGTCGATGAGCTGTACCCGGGTGAGTACCCGACCGACATTGCGCAGGAGCATCTCGAGCAGCTCGAACTCCTTGAGCGGCAACGAGATCTGCGTCCCCGCGACGGAGACGACGTGGCGGTCGATGTCCATGCGCACCGGCCCCCCCTCGATGGTGGCCGGGAGCAGCTCCTCCGGCTCACTGTTGCGGCGCAGCACCGCCTTGATGCGCGCCAGGAGCTCACGCGAGCTGTAGGGCTTGGTGACGTAGTCGTCCGCGCCGATCTCCAGCCCCACGACCTTGTCGATCTCGCCGTCCTTGGCCGTGAGCATGATGACCGGGACGTTGGAGCGCTGGCGGATCGCCCGGCAGACGTCGATGCCCGACAGCCCGGGGAGCATGAGGTCGAGCAGGACGAGGTCCGCGCCGTCCGCGTCGAAGGCGGTGATGGCGTCGGGGCCGGTCTCGGCGACGGCGACGTCGTACCCCTCCTTGTTGAGCAGGTAGGACAACGGGTCGGAGAAGGACACCTCGTCCTCGACCACGAGGATGCGGGTCATGAGCGGGACTCCTTGGGGGTGACGGGGATGGCGGGGATGGTGGTCATGGGGCCGTCGGGCTCCAGCGGGTCGACCGCGACGGGCAGGCGGATGGTGAAGGTGGAGCCGTGGGCGCCGTCGCTCCACACCTGGACGTCGCCGCCGTGGTTGGCGCAGATGTGCTTGACGATCGACAGGCCGAGCCCGGTCCCCCCGGTCGACCGGGAGCGGGCCATGTCCAGACGGTAGAAGCGCTCGAAGATGCGTGTCTGCTCGTGCTCGGGGATGCCCGGGCCCTGGTCGGTCACGGCGATCTCGACGGTGCCCTCGTGCAGTCGCGCCCCGACCCCGACCGCCGTGTCGGGGTCGGAGTAGGAGATGGCGTTGCCGACGAGGTTGCGCACCGCGGTGATGAGCATGTCCTCGTCGCCGCGCACGTAGAGGTCCTCGGCGACCTTGTCGGTCAGCGTGATGTTCTTCGCCTCGGCCGCGATGCGCAGGTGCTCCAGCGCCAGCGCCACGACGTCCTCGACCTCGACGATCTGCGGGTCCTGGAGCACGGGGGTGCCCTGCAGCCGGGAGAGCTCGACGATCTCCTTGATCAGGCTCGACAGGCGGACGGCCTCGCCCTGCATCCGACGCGCGAAGCGGTCGACGGCCTCGGGGTCGTCCTTGGCGTCCATGACGGCCTCGGCGAGCAGGGAGATGCCCCCGACGGGCGTCTTGAGCTCGTGGCTGACGTTGGCGACGAAGTCACGTCGGGTCTCCTCGACGCGGCGCCCCTGGGTCTGGTCGTCGACGAGCAGGAGCAGGTGCTTGGCGCCGAGCGGAGCGATCCGCGCGGCGACGTAGATGACGGACGAGATCCCGGGCCGGGACAGCTCGAGGTGGGTCTCGCGGATCACCCCGTCACGGACGACCTGCGCGACCATGCGCAACAGCTCGGGCTCGACGAGGCGGGAGCCGCGCACGAGGCCGTAGGTGATGGCTGCGGGTGAGGTCGTGACGACGCCACCGTCGCGATCGAGCACGACCCCTGAGGACCTCAGTACCGCCAGGACGTCACCGACACCACGAGGGATCTCGGGTTCGGGCTCGGGTGGGACGGCGCGCTCCCGGTCGCTCATGGCGATTGCCGCCCACACGAGGAAGCCGATGAGCAGACCGGCGGCGCCACCGAGAATTGCCGCGGTCGTTGGCTGCACGTCACCGAGAGTACTTCTCCCACGAGGCATGCTGGGACCGGGATGCACCTACGACGGCGCGGTCCCGCGATGTTCACCTGTGCTCTGCAAGGTGTTCACAAGGGTCGCGTTGACTGCGCTGGGACTCAGCCCGACCACCACCGAAGGGGGCGCCATGCGTCAGATTTTCCACGACGAGCTCGAGCAGGTCGCCACCGATCTCGTCTCGATCGCCGAGCTCGTCAGCACCGCCATCCGGCAGGCCACGACGGCACTCCTCGAGGCCGACGTCCAGCTGGCCGACCGCGTCATCGAGCAGGACCAGGCGATCGACCTGCGGCGCAACGACATCGACGCCCGTTCGATCGACCTGCTGGCCCGTCAGGCACCCGTGGCCAGCGACCTGCGCACCGTCGTCGCGTCGATGCGCATGTCGGGTGACCTCGAGCGCATGGGTGACCTCGCCCGGCACGTCGCCCAAATCGCGCGCATGCGCTACCCCGAGCACGCCGTCCCCGAGGACCTGAGCGCGACCTTCGAGCGGATGGGCGGGATCGCTGGGCGGATCATCGACCACATCGTCGAGGTCATCACCACCCAGGACCTCGACGCGGCCCGCGACATCGAGCAGATCGACGACGAGCTGGACGCGCTCCACCGGGAGATGTTCACCACGCTCGCCGAGGGCTCGTGGCAGCACGGGACGACGAGCGCCGTCGACGTCGCGCTGCTCAGCCGCTACTTCGAGCGCTTCGGCGACCACGCGGTGACGGTCGCTCGCCGCGTCGTCTTCCTCGTCACCGGCGAGGCCGGCTCGATGGAGCCCCACGAGGACACCGACCTCCGCTGAGCGGCGCCCGTCCACGCAGCAGGCCCGTCGACGCGATGTCGGCGGGCCTGCTGCGTGGGCGCGGGATGTCGGACGTGGACTACTTGCCCTGGTTGGCGACCGCGGACGCCTCTGCGGCAGCGGCCTCCGGGTCGAGGTAGACCGCCGGGCGGGTCGGCATGAAGTCCTCGCCGAGGTCGTAGACGAGCGGCATGCCGGTCGGGATGTTGAGCCCCGTGATGTCCTCGTCGCTGATCCCGTCGAGGTGCTTGACGAGCGCGCGCAGCGAGTTGCCGTGTGCGGTCACCAGCACCGTGCGGCCGGCCGCGAGGTCCTCGCGGATGGGCCCCTCCCAGTAGGGCATCAGCCGCTCGATGACGTCCTTGAGGCACTCGGTGCGCGGGACCTCGATGCCGGCGTACCGCGGGTCGTCGGTCTGGGCGTACTCGTCGTCCGGCTCGATGGCCGGCGGCGGGGTGTCGAAGCTGCGGCGCCAGAGCATGAACTGCTCCTCGCCGTAGGTGTCCCGGGTCGTGGCCTTGTCCAGGCCCTGCAGCGCTCCGTAGTGGCGCTCGTTGAGCCGCCAGTCGCGGCGCACCGGGATCCAGTGGCGGTCGGCGGTGTCGAGCGCGATGTTGGCGGTGGTGATCGCGCGGCGCAGCAGCGAGGTGTGCACGACATCCGGCAGGAGCCCGGACTCCTTGATCAGCTCACCACCGCGCACCGCCTCGGCACGGCCCTTGTCGATGAGGTCGACGTCGACCCACCCGGTGAAGAGGTTCTTCTCGTTCCAGTCGGAGCGGCCGTGACGGAGCAGGATCAGTGTCGACATGGGCACAGGATAACGACGGCACTCACTCGGCGGGCTGGTCGCCCGGCCGCTCGAGCACCGAGCGGAAGGCCTCGAGGTTGCGCAGGGACTCGCCCCGCGAGACGCGCCAGTCCCACTCCTTGTGCATCGAGGAGCGGAAGCCCAGCAGCAGCAGCTCGTTGAAGGGCGCGTCGGCCGCGTCGAGGACGACCCCCAGCACCTGGTCGACGACGTCGTCGGTCACGGCACGAAGGGGGATCCTCCCCCCGACGTAGACGTCACCCGAGGCGTCGACGGAGTAGGACAGCAGCGGCATGCGCAGGTTGCGCCGCAGCAGGTGGCGGTAGAACTCCTCGTGGTTCTCGTCCGCGTTGCGGATGACGAAGGCCGACACCGACAGGGCCTTGTCGCCCACGACGAGCGAGACCACCGTCTTGAGCTTCTTCTCCCCCGGCAGGGTGACGACGAGCTCGCCGTCGCGGGCGCCGAGCTCGTGCTCGAGCTCGGCCTCGGTGACCACGCGGGTCACCACCTCGAGGGCACGCGTCGTCTCGGTCCGGTCGGTCCGGTCGGTCCGGTCGGTCCGGTCGGTCATCAAGCCACCTCCATGGGTTGGCGGGCGGTGGGATCGGTCAGGCCGGCGCGGTCGGCGACCGCACCGGTGTAGACGTCGAGCAGACGGTCCACGGTCGCGGACCACCCGAACCCCTCGGCGTGGCGGCGGGCCCGTGCCCGCAGGTCGTCCGCGCGCGCGGGGTCGTCGAGCACGGCGAGGAGCTCGTCGGCCCAGACGTCGGGATCGTGCCCCTGGACGAGGACCCCCGCGTCGCCGACGGCGGTCGGCAGGCCACCGACCTCGGCGGCGAGGACGACCGCGCCGGACGCCTGCGCCTCCACGGCCACGAGGCCGAAGGACTCGGTGTAGGACGGGACGGTGACGATGTCGGCGGCGCGGTACCAGTCGGCCAGCTCGGTGCGGGACACCGGGGCGGCCAGGTGCAGCACGTCGGCCACCCCGAGTTCCTCCCCCAGCTGCCCGAGCCGGTCGGGCGCGGCCAGACCGCGACCGGAGGCGCCACCCAGGACGGCGACCACGAGCCGGTCGCGCAGCTCGGGCCGACGCTCGAGCAGGCGCGCGGCCGCCCGGACGAGGACGTCCGGGGCCTTGAGCGGCTGGATCCGCCCGACGAAGAGCAGCACCACGGCGTCGTCGGGCAGGCCCACGCTCGCCCGGGCCGCGGACCGGTCGCCCGGGACGAAGCGCTCGAGGTCCACGCCCGGGGGGACGACGACGACCGTGCCCGGGTCCGCGTCGTAGTACTCGACGAGCTCGAAGGCCTCCTGGTCGGTGTTGGCGATGAGCCGGTCGGCGATCTCGACGACCTGGGCCTCACCGATCTCCCGACCGGGCGGCTCGGGGACGTCGTCCTGGGCAAGCTGGCGGTTCTTGACCCGGGCCATGGTGTGCATCGTGTGCACGAGCGGGACCTGCCACCGCTCGGCGACCAACCAGCCCACCTGCCCGGAGAGCCAGTAGTGCGAGTGGGCGACGTCGTAGTGCCCGGCCGGGACGCGGGCGATCTCGCGCATGACGCCGGCGGCGAAGGCGCACAGCTGCCCCGGCAGGTCCTCCTTGACCAGGCCCTCGTAGGGGCCCGCGTCGATGTGCCGCACCAGGACACCGGGGAAGAGCTCGACGACGTCGGGCAGGTCCGCCGCGGTACGTCGGGTGAAGATCTCCACCTCGATGCCCCGGCGGGCCATCTCGCGGGCCGACTCGACGACGTAGACGTTGAGCCCTCCGGCGTCACCGGTGCCGGGCTGCGCCAGCGGTGAGGTGTGCACGCTGATCATCGCCACCCGTCGGATGCGCTGCTCGATCACTCCTGCACCGTCCTGCGATAGCTCGTCATCGTCACAGTCTCTCTCGGGGACCACGCGTGCAGGTCGGTGTGGCCCATCCGTCGCAGGTCGACCCCGCGGTGGCTGCCCTGCGGCCCAACCCCCACGATGACACCCAGCTCCGTCGTGTAGGCGTCGGTCACCGGCGGGGCGCCGCCACCGACCCACCACGCGCGCTTGCGCAGCAGCCGGTCGGGCAGACCGGGCGCACGGCCACGGGTGCCCAGCTCCTGGGCCGAGTGCACGACGACGGCGTCGGCTCCCTTCGCCTCGGCGGTCACGACCAGGCGGGCCCCCTCGAGACGCACGACGATCGTGGCGGGCAGGCTCCCTTCGGAGCTGGTGAGGCGACCCGACCAGGTGACCTCACCGGGCTTGATCGACAACCGGTCGATGTCGAGGTTGCTCATGACGGCCGAGATCTGCTCGACGCGGTCGCCGCCGCTGCCCTCGACCTCGCCGAGGAGCGCGGACATGGGCGATCCGCCTCGCACGGTGCGGAAGAGCAGGGTCGAGCCGTTGGTCACGCGCAGGCCCGTCTCGTCCAGCTGGACCGCGCGGCCGGCCCCCAGCGTGACGACGCCCCGCGCCTCGGGGGCGACGACGAGCAGACCGGGCTGCACCGGGCGGATGCCGGAGTCGCGGCCGAGCGCCGGGGGCACCCAGATGATCGCGGCCAGCACCAGGGCACCGGTCAGCGAGAGGAGCAGGGACACCATGCTCCAGCTCACCCGTCGGTCAGTGCGCCACACGGTGCCAGCCTAGTTCGCGGCAGGACCTACGCTGCCGGGGTGCCCAGCCCGCGCCCCCTCGGCAACATCACCCGAGGGACGACCAACCCCAACCGCCTGCGCCGATGCGACCGGTGGCTCGTGGCGACCCACCGCGACCGCCTGACGAAGGGGGAGCTGCCGCACCTCGTCGATCTCGGCCACGGCGCCTCCGGGGTGACCACGGTCGAGTGGGCCGACCGGGTGCGCGCGGTGCGGCCCGACGTCCACGTCACCGGCCTGGAGATCGACCCGGAGCGGGTCGCGACCGCTCAGGCCTGGGCCCGGCCGGGGGTCGACTTCGCGCTCGGCGGCTTCGAGGTCCCCCTGCCGCAGGGGCGAGCGGCGCGGGTGATCCGCGCCTTCAACGTCCTGCGCCAGTACGACGAGGCCGAGGTCGAGGAGCCGTGGCGGCGGATGACCGGGCGTCTCGAGGAGCACGGCGTCCTCGTCGAGGGCACCTGCGACGAGCTGGGCCGGCTCGGCAGCTGGCTCACGCTGGACGCCCACGGGCCGCAGACCCTGACCCTCTCGTGGCGGCTGCGCGACCTCGACGCCTCCCGCCTGCCCTCCGTCGTGGCCGAGCGCCTGCCCAAGGCGCTCATCCACCGCAATGTCCCGGGTGAGCCGGTCCACGACCTGCTCCGGCTCCTGGACGACGCGTGGCGGCGGGCCACCCCCTTCGCGCCGTACGGGGCCCGCCAGCAGGCGGTCGCGGCATTCGGCGAGGTGGCCACGCAGGTCGCCGTCATCGGCAGGGCGGAGCGCTGGCGGCTGGGTGAGCTGACCGTGCCGTGGAGCGTCGTCGCGCCCCGCAGCGGTCCGCTGGCTCAGCGCTGGTAGTCGTCCTCGAGCCGGACGATGTCGTCCTCGTCGAAGGTGCCGTAGCCGATCTCGAGGACGCGGCCGGGACGGTCGGTGGAGTTGCCCATGCGGTGCACGGCGCCCTGCTCGACCCACACCCGCTCGCCCGGCTGGGCGCTCCACGTCTCGTCACCGACGGTCACGTCGATCGGGCCGTCGAGGACCTGCCAGAACTCCGCCCGGCGCTCGTGGGTCTGCAGCGACAGCCGGTGGCCCGGGTCGACCGTGATGATCTTGACGGTCGTCGGCTCGTTGAGGGTGAACTGCTCGAAGCCGCCCCACGGACGGTTCGAGACGAACATGCCCTCACGGGGGTCCGGCAGGCTGGTCACGAGTTGTCCCCTCGGGTGGCGATGAAGTGCCTCGTCATTGTGCCCGACTCAGCGCCGTCGACCGAGGACCTCGTCGATCGCCGGCCGCACGTCGGCGAGGTAGACCCCGGCGATGACGATGCCGATGATCGCCAAGAAGCCGATACCCCCGAGTGCGGCCACACCCATGAGCGTCGCGATCGCCAGGGCCGCGACCCAGAAGGTCTTGGTCTGCTTGCCGGTCGCGGCGAAGGCGTCCTGACGCTGCCGGACGGCGTGGGCGAGGGCGAAGACCTCCGCGCCGAGGGCGAGGAGGCCGAGCACGAGGACGATGAGGCCCTGGACGTTGCTGAGGATCTGCACCCGCCCAGCCTAGGCGGGCACGTCGACGACGAGCGTCACCGGACCGTCGGCGTGGATGTCGATCGCCATGTCGGCGCCGAACCGCCCCGTGGCGACCTCGATCCCGCGCTCCCGCAGACCATCGGCCACCGCGTCGACGAGCGGCTCGGCGACCGGCCCGGGTGCGGCGGCGCTCCACGACGGGCGCCGACCCTTGCGCACGTCGGCGTGCAGGGTGAACTGGCTGACGACGAGCACTG
The genomic region above belongs to Janibacter limosus and contains:
- the dtd gene encoding D-aminoacyl-tRNA deacylase; translation: MRTVLQRVTSARVVVDDEVVGEIGPGLVALVGVTHDDGTPEVATTVRKIAELRIMRDETSVTDCGAAVLVVSQFTLHADVRKGRRPSWSAAAPGPVAEPLVDAVADGLRERGIEVATGRFGADMAIDIHADGPVTLVVDVPA